The following nucleotide sequence is from Homalodisca vitripennis isolate AUS2020 unplaced genomic scaffold, UT_GWSS_2.1 ScUCBcl_6615;HRSCAF=13911, whole genome shotgun sequence.
gaatcgcaaagagtacctgctccgccgggactcgaacccggatctctcactttcagggtgaatgtgctaccattacaccacagagcctttacattttacgattcaattattttgtatttggccaatACGCTATCTGCTCGACTGAAAAAATAGGAATATCTACGCCTATAGCACAACTGTATTGTGCTAAAACCACTGTTTTAGTTTAGGctaataatatcattataaaacgtagagacaatagtttaatatttaataatttactttatttaaagcctaacaagtaaaacataataataaaaacaaattttgtcaaCCGAACTAAAACAAATTTGCTATTAACGTAGCcctatctatttttatttacgacTCGCCaagacttcaaaatattttatttctatatttaagcCTAATATTTATCACACTTAGTCTTAAAcgttaaaattttcttaattgatTACGGATACATATATAAATAGGAAGGTAGTCTAGTAATTCTTTCTAAATAATCTGTTACATACAAAGTGTACTTACTTGAGAATAGGGAGTTCTCGCTGCTGAACTAAATCTACCTCTCTTGCTTCTCATGGGTCCTCCACCACCACTGGCGTTGTTCTTAAATTCCTCGCTCTGTTTAATTATGTCGTCCAAACTCATTTCTAACTTATCCATCACTATATAAACAATATCCTGATAACAATACAATAACTTGAACAGTATTCTAATATCTAACGCACAAAAACAATCAAATCTTAAAGGCAGCCAACAACGACCTATCAGCACAAGAACTTACTCAGACGAGTTCCAAGCAACGTATGAAGGAAATGGAGTTGAGTGGCGGGAACTAGAAGACAAGATGGCGCGCGCATCCCAGCCGTGACGTCACGCATCGAGAAAAACCAGTTTTCCCCCTCCACCCGTGCACATAGAGATCTGTGGTGGTGGACATTGCTATTGCAtggtatttttgtgttatatagtttgtagattattatagcaaataaactaattattctactacataattataaatgtgttaatgtaGTGGTCATATTATTTATTCCTACTTGATAGGCAATTTTTTTGTactcatgaaaaatttaagaaaactggGGACCGTAAGTTATAAAGgttgatattgtaaaaaatatcagaatataaaatctatttattctccATTTGATctagtttaataaatgtaatttaattcgtttaaaaatcacaaatagtacatattattttaaatttatctctgtttgataaatatatatatatatatatatatatataataaataataaaatatataataatttcaatatacaaaacaGGACTATTCTCTGGTAGAAATGGTAAATTAATATTGGTGGTAGTGTTGCCTTACGTACCATATGCACTGTTTATCAAAGAGTACGTGTTTAACGACAATATAATGTCAATATTGCCACTATGGAACCATTACAGTCCCATTCGCTAAAATCTCGTGatggttaataataatattaaagcgtatactattaaaaaattataacagtatgTCCGTGTATGTCTAACCGAttgtatatacacattattaaGGCCCCTTGCTTAACATAAAgatgtattcatatttaaaaaatacttcttcgGGCTACACCCTACTGGTCTTTACAGCTTCACTACAGCTAACATAtcttattaattgaaatatcctgttaatgttattaattactcagtaaaactattgttttagcTGCATAGCTATcctaatataattaaactattattataatctgtttaaaatattagtttacaaataGTAAGTTtggtgattttattatttataatttctttaaaataactgatgagcgttaaatttattcagataagaaattttaaattcaaagaaaattatatttttaacaatacgtTATGGCAAATAATTAAGTACGCAGTGCTCAGTCAATACAGTAATGTGGATATCAACAACAAACAGagttactttttaacttttaaaaaaccttgtataaatgttattatcaCAACTGCCGTTTAGAGGGATAGAATCTAGAAATATCTGGAATTTGGTCTAGCAGAGTCTTTCATAAATTTGTTGCTGTGATTCTGAAGCGTAAAACATCGATAAAGTATCAAGAAACGAATTGAAATTGATAATTTCCGGAAAACACAAGTAGTAGTACGTCCAAACTTGTCATGCTCTTCTGTAAtcacattgaaaataatacagcctaaatacttttacaaaataattacgcATAAAATGTGTTCTAGCATTTATTTAGCAGTTGCTAATACTTTCAAGACAAAACTGTCTCTCGTTCACTTAGTCTTTAAtcgtattataaaaaacaatttaagttaaaaatattttgtgtaggtGAACATACTCTGAAATTTAGACATGACATCTGTGCAATAAATCCCTCCAGATTACTGTCTAACTTTGTACCCAAAGTACCACACACACTTGACTGGTTAGATATAAGTCCCGTTAGATTCCAGGAAGGGTGCGGCGCGGTAACCAAATGAGAACAATACACCCCGAGGAGCCGCTACCGCTTTGTCTGGTTTTGGCGACAACTACAGTCCGAGATTAGGTTTGCCAGGAAGTGGAAAatggagtgtttaattttaaccaaacttttgagtttgagggcgttttgtggtttaaccgttggagatacgagaaaaagtcactgaacctttcctgtcggaaatttaattttgactttcGATTGTGGCCTCAGATTTGAgttacgagctctggtttagtcggtaaaGAGCATGGAAggaaagtctgcactggtcagcatcgtgattttttttagtataaatataatacatacctatcttaagtcagtatttttaagtttttttaggaggtttaatttgctcaggagttaatgtagtcatgccaggaaattcacaggggggttaatgttacggggggttaagacatcaggggggtttaatttcctcaggaggttatctagtcatgcaaggaaattcccatggggggttagtgttaccgggggttaataaaTTGGAACTTtcttgtatacaatttaaaattgaagtaggATTCTGCTGTCGGGTTTTATCTACGACCTCTGGTTTAGGCAGTAAAGAGCTTGGGAGAAAATACTGCACTGGCCAGCTATGGTGAATTgttaagtgtaaacaaaataaaaactacctttatcagattattaagttgatcgggggtttaatttaatcaggaattcTTCTACCATGAAATTCGCGGGATGGGGCTTATGTCAgtcccgactaacgattttttctcaAATTCAAGCTAGCTCTAACCGTTctcccgctatcgggcttcaaagaaatgCCATCATAGATACCCATAAAACCATTATATAAACGATTGCTCACATTtatccaaattccatggagtgagaCATGCAACATAATCCAACTTGATGTTCATTGTgtggaaattaagcaatgtataGTTATCTTCTTTTTTCAAGATTTTGTTAGACTGACAGGCTTTTCCACCCCCTGTATGGTTTTCCTGATGTTCaaccaaaaaactaaattactatgaaattttttaaatttaacttttatcttaacaaaataaaataaccattactttacaaataatattaaaaagtatctgTTGAGTCCATAcagtcttaaaatgtattttgaaccAAGCATAGTAATAGAAATTAAtcataaactttatattgttCTCGTAACAGCCAAGGTTGTACAACGTATTTATGTCTTGTCAAgatgtttagaattatttaatggtatgaaattttcatatattactcTCAATATGCGTATTAAATGGataccataatttaatttctttaaaattttcttatatcttatcataatatcttattaaaatacgtaatatcttaaaatagaaccatatttttaaataaaactttttatttatgatgTCAATTATATTTGTCCCAAAATAAGTACCAGTTCTTTAGATTGGATAATACaatgagaataataataaaattttcaatttaaaaataaatttttacgtttgaaaaactatttaagaacaagcagtaataaattttcaaatttcaaaaatacctgATATTATCAATTGGAAAGTGCTCACCCcttatataaaatacacacaagGTAAAAGTAACAACACAGTTtagataaaaccttttttaatttattaagtttttctaaatatgAGACACCTCTTTTAATCTAATAACAAATTGTGAAATACAggattattacaatacattttttgtcaaaacagtaaataaaacaatatgatttgaaacaaataaaaattattctatgtacatatatacatgttttagtgGAGTTATACACGCGATGaatttcgtatttttaacatGTTAGCTGAGCGTTcgtatatataaaatgaaatatgtacatgcataacaatgtataataaatcttGAACTGTCAAAAGAGTTGTTACTATAATAAACAAACGCATAATCGTACAATTACAAACACACATAAAAAGCCATTAGCGAACTTCAAGAACAACCCGTATCCTATAAAGGAACAATACATgactaacaaataaaataaaactacacgtTGTCTAGTCAAgataatttttctgtaaataaaatatttccattaagGTACTACTTCATTGCGGTTCAAATTgtagtttaaacataaattttattagttattgaacATTATAATATGCACACACAAAAGTATTTTcggttttttaaatgtaacagatttcttataattatttaaaaatctgttaatatcAATTATCCGTATCAACAAAAACATGCAATGTAACAaatctaagtaaataataatggcCACAACATGTTATTTAGTAGatataatgtgtaaatttaacatattgtTCTACGTAAGTTATAATGCTAATTAAAAAGTgatctataataattaaaatcaattattacctattaataatagaataaattatctggacaataaaatgtacattcaaatatttcactTAAGCTAACCAAAGTTCGAACAACAGCAATcatgttaaaaactttttatcatattttatatctacaaggttttttacacaaaaatagtcTAGACAATTATATCTCATTTAAcaagtgtatatatacataaaaaatatactttcagactgctataattaataataatttcggAAAATGATATTTAAACCATAAGCAACAAAACGGGATTTTGAATTTGAACTGATTGCACATTTTTTCAATCCACCGATGTAgagtaaaattcaacaaattaatgATAAGCTAAcaaaattgagttatttattgACATAGTGTTGtcaaatgtacatatataacCTCTATTTGCATGTTATAACTACAAATATGTCGACTAAATTGGTAATAACATCTATAAATTGTACATGtttgtattaacaatatataGACTTCATTTACGTTCAGATTACATTACTTTCTTTCGCTGATGTACGCATCTAATTCCGCATCTAACTCTGCTGCAGTTGGGATTTTATTTTTCGTTCCTCGTCCATCACCTCTTTCGTCGCCATGACCACCTCTTTTGAAACCTGCAACAGGAAATATCAAACTTGAGCGAACTTCTATTGATGTAATTCGCATTAacttcaatacagttatttattattttaagggaACACAACTTTAATATGAGAATGATGAAATGAGTGAATTTGTCATCAAGGACAAGACAAATTTAcatcttaaagttttttttttcccaatcattaattcttttatatacaagtaaatccatatttttaataattacctaCCGTAGTTTTCATTAGTTATACGGAAACCTATCCCCTTCATACCAATATAGAATAGTAGAAGGTcaaagtaaaaagattttaattaaaagaattttctcaCCTCGTCCACCATCTTTGCGGCCAAAACGTCTAGCACTAGGCCTGCGGGCGAAGCCTTCTCTGACTCGGTTGGCTTGCTCCTTCATAACGGCAACATCAGACGTGGTTATTTCAATCTGCATGGGTCGACCTGTAAATATGCAACACAATATGTAAACGGGTTTATAACGTAATAAAGATATTCGGTGATTATGTTATCCACTACTTTAAGGCAGTGTGAATAATAACATGCAAACAGGATTTGACACGAGAAGGATTGCGTTAGACACATATCTTCAGCACGTAATTAACCAAATTATCAACGTTTTTATGGATGATAACTTATTGGCCTTAAGcctttttgttcaaattaaataatatgtattcattgTGTTACAagtgaactttaaacaaattaaaaagagaaagagGATATCCAAATCCGAGAAATGTATAGCGTTTCTTGTAATACAACggtagtaaatgtttataaatggtttttctTTGATTCCCTACCCATTATAGCATGAAACTAACTGTTATACATACTGTACTCACCATCTAAAGGAACGCTGTTGTACTGTTTCATAGCTTTGACTGCATCTGCTTTTCGGTGAAATACGACGTACGCTGAACCCATGGAGCGACCAGACTTGTCATAATTAACCGTTGCACTGTGTAGAGGACCAGATTCTGAGAAGAGTTTCTGGAAAAAAGgtattaactattaaaactacgaacaataatataaatatgtgcaTGTGTTCTTGTGAATGcaccataaaaattaataaaattattgagaggtttaaaaattattatactttatgaacacaaatgtattttaatttacataaagctgtaatttaaaatctacttttacaagaataaagaagaaactCAAATGTCTGGTGTAAAAAAGCTACTTATTGGTACTTTTACTAAGCCTTGGTATAATGTAATTTGACgtattattagtataaagatAGTATGAATATGAATGTATAGgctatataatgtaataattggggcctatataacaaataatctaACATATAcgcctttaattttaaattttgtttaaagttgcaACAAtagtatacaacaataatattcttttgttttgaCCAGCTATATCTTAATTCGTTTACAGCATTTAgcagagtaaaatatttacacacacacgaatttaaaaacaaattgtattcggatatgaaatataaaactttttttacctgCATGTCTGAATTTGATACTCCATAGTCCAGGTTTGAGACGACTAGTGTTGCACCACCTCCTGTCATGCTTAGACCTCCTGCTCCCCTGCTGTTGTAGAGAGTCCGGCCATTATACAGATCATGCTGCCAACGGCTGTTGCTATCGTCAGGAGGCTGAAAGTAAATACACGAATAAAAccgtgaattattttaaaaaaatttccattgttTGAAAAGCATCTATAAGCACTAAAATTTAAGATAGACAAAAGTTAAACTATTTAATGGATATAACCTCAACTATAGTATCCCATTCTtttgaaaaaccttttaaatattcCTGTGTATGTATACAGGTAAATTTAcaggtataaatatatatatatatatatatacattaatcaaatttgtgtaaatggcaatagcctaatttaattttttccaataaacattgaatcgcaaagagtacctgctccgccgggactcgaacccggatctctcactttcagggtgaatgtgctaccattacaccacagagcctttacattttacgattcaattattttgtatttggccaatACGCTATCTGCTCGACTGAAAAAATAGGAAATATCTACGCCTATAGCACAACTGTATTGTGCTAAAACCACTGTTTTAGTTTAGGctaataatatcattataaaacgtagagacaatagtttaatatttaataatttactttatttaaagcctaacaagtaaaacataataataaaaacaaattttgtcaaCCGAACTAAAACAAATTTGCTATTAACGTAGCcctatctatttttatttacgacTCGCCaagacttcaaaatattttatttctatatttaagcCTAATATTTATCACACTTAGTCTTAAAcgttaaaattttcttaattgatTACGGATACATATAT
It contains:
- the LOC124373903 gene encoding THO complex subunit 4-like, whose protein sequence is MDKLEMSLDDIIKQIVSNLDYGVSNSDMQKLFSESGPLHSATVNYDKSGRSMGSAYVVFHRKADAVKAMKQYNSVPLDGRPMQIEITTSDVAVMKEQANRVREGFARRPSARRFGRKDGGRGFKRGGHGDERGDGRGTKNKIPTAAELDAELDAYISERK